One window of Bos indicus isolate NIAB-ARS_2022 breed Sahiwal x Tharparkar chromosome 18, NIAB-ARS_B.indTharparkar_mat_pri_1.0, whole genome shotgun sequence genomic DNA carries:
- the LOC139177308 gene encoding vomeronasal type-1 receptor 4-like, which produces MSQIYINHPALRHHCCHHLKGSILNNTTASSQLAIGIIFLLQTVLGIWGNISLLYRYLFLYHTQSRMRVTALICKHLAIANILVILSKGVPQTITTLRLKHFASDFACKLIWYVERVGRSMSIGTTCLLSVFQTITISPINSYWKNLKVKAPKYIAFSISFCWIQCMLVHLIFPLYALYVSDKRCSTNMRNTRGSAYCSDTDLENISGSIYVALIVFPEISFSVLIFWASGSMILTLYRHSQRVQYIHKAIVSPRSSAESRATQSILLLASTFMCFHTLSCIFNITLALYHNPDWWLVYTNSLISVCFPFISPFLLMSHDSIVSSLCFLYMKNSVLHNLIRKM; this is translated from the coding sequence ATGTCACAGATTTATATAAACCATCCTGCTCTAAGGCATCACTGTTGCCATCATTTAAAGGGGAGTATCTTGAATAACACAACAGCCTCCAGCCAACTGGCCATAGGAATAATCTTCTTATTACAGACTGTGCTTGGAATCTGGGGCAATATCTCCCTTCTGTACCGTTACCTCTTTCTTTACCACACTCAGAGCAGGATGAGGGTCACAGCTTTGATTTGCAAGCACCTGGCTATTGCCAACATTTTGGTCATTCTCTCGAAAGGAGTCCCTCAGACAATTACAACTTTGAGGTTGAAACATTTTGCCAGTGATTTTGCCTGCAAACTTATTTGGTATGTTGAGAGAGTGGGCAGGAGTATGTCCATCGGCACCACTTGCCTCTTGAGTGTGTTTCAGACCATCACGATCAGCCCCATAAACTCCTATTGGAAGAATCTTAAAGTCAAAGCCCCAAAgtacattgccttctccatttccttctgctgGATCCAGTGCATGTTGGTACATCTCATTTTTCCTCTGTATGCATTATATGTTTCTGACAAAAGGTGCAGCACAAACATGAGAAATACAAGAGGTTCAGCGTACTGTTCTGACACAGATCTTGAGAACATCTCAGGCTCAATATATGTAGCTTTGATAGTGTTCcctgaaatttcattttctgtgctCATCTTCTGGGCCAGTGGCTCCATGATTCTCACCCTGTACAGACACAGTCAGCGAGTCCAGTATATTCACAAGGCTATTGTGTCTCCCAGATCCTCTGCTGAGTCCAGAGCCACCCAAAGCATCCTACTTTTGGCGAGCACCTTCATGTGTTTCCACACCCTGTCCTGCATCTTTAACATTACTCTTGCTCTTTACCATAATCCCGATTGGTGGTTGGTGTATACAAATAGcctgatttctgtgtgttttccCTTTATCAGCCCCTTTCTGCTCATGAGCCATGACTCCATTGTATCCAGTCTCTGCTTTCTGTACATGAAGAACTCAGTATTGCATAATCTTATCAGAAAAATGTAa